One segment of Deltaproteobacteria bacterium DNA contains the following:
- the secE gene encoding preprotein translocase subunit SecE, translating to MGDWIQKLQDGVRDLTEFVLESWQELQKVYWPTRKETYAATAVVIIVVILISIYLAGVDFVLTKAIQAMLG from the coding sequence ATGGGCGACTGGATTCAAAAATTGCAGGATGGGGTTCGGGATTTGACCGAATTCGTTCTGGAATCCTGGCAGGAGTTACAGAAGGTCTACTGGCCGACGCGTAAGGAAACCTACGCAGCGACGGCGGTAGTTATTATCGTCGTAATTTTAATTTCAATTTATTTGGCTGGGGTCGATTTCGTTTTAACCAAAGCCATTCAGGCCATGCTCGGCTAA
- the rpmG gene encoding 50S ribosomal protein L33, giving the protein MRELIGFACDKCKRKNYTSSKNRKTTTEKLSLKKFCASCRAHTLHREVKV; this is encoded by the coding sequence ATGCGGGAACTCATCGGATTTGCTTGCGACAAGTGTAAACGCAAGAATTACACGTCGTCTAAAAATCGGAAAACCACCACCGAAAAATTATCGCTCAAGAAGTTTTGCGCTTCGTGCCGAGCCCACACCCTGCATCGTGAGGTAAAAGTCTAG
- the tuf gene encoding elongation factor Tu codes for MSKQKFERKKPHLNIGTIGHVDHGKTTLTAAITKVLAKTGKATFLAYDQIDKAPEERERGVTINIAHVEYETDKRHYAHVDCPGHADYIKNMITGAAQMDGAILVVSAADGPMPQTREHILLARQVGVPAIVVFLNKADMVDDKELLELVELEVRELLSKYKFPGDDTPIVIGSALKALEGDTSEMGEGAILKLLEAVDSYIQEPTRDIDRPFIMPVEDVFTISGRGTVVTGRVERGIVKVGEEIEIVGFKATQKTVATGVEMFRKLLDEGRAGDNIGVLLRGTKREEVERGQVLAKPGSITPHTKFNAEAYVLTKEEGGRHTPFFNGYRPQFYFRTTDVTGVVKLPEGTEMIMPGDNINVEIELITPVAMDDGLKFAIREGGRTVGAGVVTKIVQ; via the coding sequence ATGAGCAAACAGAAGTTTGAGCGTAAAAAACCACATCTTAACATCGGTACGATCGGTCACGTCGACCATGGCAAGACTACCTTGACCGCGGCGATCACCAAGGTGTTGGCGAAGACAGGAAAAGCGACGTTCCTGGCCTACGATCAGATCGACAAGGCGCCTGAAGAAAGAGAACGCGGCGTCACGATTAACATCGCTCACGTCGAGTATGAGACCGACAAACGCCATTACGCTCACGTCGACTGTCCCGGCCATGCGGATTACATTAAGAACATGATCACCGGAGCCGCGCAGATGGATGGAGCGATTCTAGTCGTCTCTGCCGCTGACGGACCCATGCCGCAAACGCGGGAGCATATCCTGTTAGCGCGTCAAGTCGGAGTTCCGGCTATCGTTGTTTTTCTCAACAAAGCGGACATGGTCGACGATAAGGAGCTTCTGGAACTTGTCGAGTTGGAGGTGCGGGAGCTGCTATCCAAGTATAAATTTCCAGGCGATGACACGCCGATCGTTATCGGCAGTGCGCTAAAGGCATTGGAGGGCGACACCTCTGAAATGGGCGAAGGCGCTATTCTAAAGCTTTTGGAGGCCGTGGATTCCTATATTCAAGAGCCGACTCGAGATATCGACAGGCCCTTCATTATGCCGGTCGAAGACGTCTTTACGATTAGTGGTCGTGGCACAGTCGTTACCGGGCGTGTTGAGCGGGGAATCGTTAAGGTTGGCGAAGAAATAGAGATTGTCGGTTTCAAGGCAACCCAGAAGACCGTCGCAACAGGTGTTGAGATGTTCCGCAAACTTTTGGATGAAGGGCGGGCCGGCGACAATATCGGTGTTCTGCTCCGAGGAACGAAGCGCGAGGAAGTGGAGCGGGGACAGGTTTTAGCCAAACCGGGAAGCATTACGCCGCACACGAAATTTAATGCTGAGGCCTACGTTCTCACCAAAGAGGAAGGCGGGCGGCACACCCCATTCTTTAACGGTTACCGGCCGCAGTTTTATTTCCGAACCACCGACGTGACTGGCGTCGTGAAACTGCCAGAAGGAACGGAGATGATTATGCCTGGGGACAACATCAACGTGGAAATCGAGCTGATCACGCCGGTTGCCATGGATGACGGGTTAAAGTTCGCTATCCGGGAAGGCGGCCGCACCGTTGGCGCGGGCGTGGTGACGAAGATCGTCCAATAA
- the rlmB gene encoding 23S rRNA (guanosine(2251)-2'-O)-methyltransferase RlmB, protein MNQPMATDYNIIFGINPILEKLRASSCDILEILIADGAGRTPPREISQEAARLGVTLVHVHPKSLDRLVGGQRHQGVVARVEAYAYLPFDQLLKEVAASSAAGRILILDGITDPRNFGALLRTAEAVQVSHVIIPKDRSVGVTPVVTKASAGAVHHVKISKVTNLRRAIAELKEHGFWTVGLAGGNTETIYDRVYPERLAIVLGSEGTGVRPVNLRECDFAASIPMLGKIESLNVAVAGAVFLYELLRQDRSVDKHLPNRY, encoded by the coding sequence ATGAATCAGCCCATGGCAACCGACTATAACATTATTTTTGGCATCAATCCGATCTTGGAGAAACTCAGAGCATCGAGCTGCGATATTCTGGAGATTCTCATTGCCGATGGTGCCGGGCGGACACCACCGCGCGAGATTTCCCAGGAAGCGGCTCGGCTTGGCGTGACCTTGGTGCACGTGCATCCTAAATCGCTTGACCGCTTGGTCGGCGGTCAAAGACACCAAGGTGTCGTCGCGCGAGTGGAAGCTTATGCTTACCTACCGTTCGACCAATTGCTGAAGGAGGTTGCCGCATCATCTGCAGCCGGCCGGATCCTGATTCTCGATGGGATCACCGATCCAAGAAACTTCGGCGCGCTCCTACGAACCGCCGAAGCCGTGCAGGTCTCCCATGTCATTATTCCCAAAGATCGCTCCGTCGGTGTTACTCCTGTGGTGACGAAAGCATCGGCAGGGGCGGTGCATCATGTCAAAATCTCCAAGGTGACCAATTTGCGCCGTGCTATCGCAGAACTCAAAGAGCATGGTTTTTGGACCGTCGGCCTTGCCGGCGGCAATACGGAAACGATTTACGACCGGGTTTATCCAGAGCGTTTGGCGATCGTTTTGGGCAGCGAGGGAACGGGGGTCCGTCCGGTGAACTTGCGAGAATGCGACTTCGCGGCCTCGATCCCTATGCTTGGCAAGATCGAATCCCTCAATGTCGCGGTGGCGGGAGCGGTCTTTTTGTATGAACTTTTGCGCCAAGATCGAAGCGTTGACAAGCACTTGCCTAACAGATATTAG
- the lptF gene encoding LPS export ABC transporter permease LptF: protein MKRKTLFRYLIAEVLPPFFLGLFAFTLILLIARILKLIELVVTRGVPFFQVVKLFSLILPTFLEMTVPMSFLLAILLGLGRLSNDQELLAMKASGVSPMQILWPISILALAISLITLFLTLFARPAANFALKKELYTIAKTRVSSALKEKVFNDDFPKILIYLEELKPPGITGQGILIVDKRDKVREDIILSKVAIISTDEESNTLGLRLFDGSIYTREKNRPGFSQTRFNIYDFKFDLDELVGTVRQKEAGPKELPLNILLAAIAAKQRQGAKDIAERMELHQRIAFGFVPMIFCLLGVSLTLLPRQSRANRSWGFMLCLLWLMAYYALLSLGKALGEKNILHPLPALWLPNLVVGATSLHFFRKAVRESPLALPGIIDQGIARATQWIDRLRHKGKSPQL from the coding sequence GTGAAGCGAAAGACACTGTTTCGATATCTCATCGCCGAAGTTTTGCCGCCATTTTTCTTGGGTCTCTTCGCTTTTACGCTAATTTTATTGATTGCGCGAATCCTCAAGCTCATTGAGCTGGTGGTTACCCGGGGCGTACCGTTTTTTCAAGTTGTCAAACTTTTCTCACTTATTTTGCCGACGTTTTTAGAGATGACGGTCCCCATGTCATTTCTCCTGGCGATCCTGTTGGGGCTGGGCCGTTTGTCCAACGACCAAGAGCTGCTCGCCATGAAAGCCTCGGGAGTGAGCCCAATGCAAATCCTTTGGCCGATCTCGATACTAGCTCTGGCGATTTCGTTGATCACGCTCTTTTTAACTCTGTTCGCCCGGCCGGCGGCGAATTTTGCGCTGAAAAAAGAACTCTATACAATCGCCAAGACCCGCGTCAGTTCGGCGCTCAAAGAAAAAGTCTTCAACGACGATTTTCCCAAGATTCTCATTTATCTCGAAGAACTCAAGCCGCCGGGGATCACCGGCCAGGGCATCTTGATCGTCGACAAACGCGACAAAGTACGCGAAGACATCATCCTCAGTAAAGTCGCGATCATTAGCACCGATGAAGAGTCCAACACCTTAGGGCTGAGACTCTTCGACGGCTCGATCTATACACGCGAGAAGAATCGTCCAGGTTTTAGCCAGACACGCTTCAATATCTATGATTTCAAGTTTGACCTCGACGAGTTGGTCGGCACCGTGCGGCAAAAAGAAGCTGGACCGAAAGAGTTGCCGCTCAACATCCTGCTCGCGGCGATCGCGGCAAAACAGCGACAGGGCGCCAAAGACATCGCCGAACGAATGGAATTGCATCAGCGTATCGCGTTCGGCTTCGTGCCAATGATCTTCTGTTTACTCGGTGTTTCGTTAACCCTGTTGCCACGCCAATCGCGCGCCAACCGTTCTTGGGGTTTCATGCTCTGCCTATTGTGGCTGATGGCTTACTACGCGCTGTTGTCCCTCGGTAAAGCGCTCGGCGAAAAAAATATTCTGCATCCACTGCCGGCACTCTGGTTGCCCAATCTAGTCGTCGGCGCCACATCACTGCATTTTTTTCGCAAGGCGGTGCGTGAATCACCCCTCGCCCTACCCGGGATCATCGACCAAGGTATCGCGCGCGCGACCCAATGGATTGACCGACTAAGACACAAGGGAAAGAGCCCCCAGCTATGA
- the lptG gene encoding LPS export ABC transporter permease LptG has translation MNELRNRIIFLPVGCILDRYLAAGFLRIFLLSLAIITSLYVTVDFFDRIATLLESGAPIFTVLRYFFYKAPLLISRVIGFATLFATLFSLGTLSRTYETTAIRSSGISVQRMALPLILLAMLVCGFSFVWNETLVPVFAQRAQTIYRSEIKKKQQQSLLGTDDIWIRGEGSFININRFDSRNGTLDDILLFRLNRDFGLSAIVEIPGARWTGDRWQTGPAVEWQLRADGKMNPRDTHIALPITETPSDLKLLARDAEEFTYFDLQKQIADMKSKGIQTTFYEVDLQTKLAFPLISPLMVLLAVPFALKRQLSGNISLSFGIAMLIGFGYWVLSAFCISMGHGGALPAWAAGWIPNAIFALIGLYFFTAEE, from the coding sequence ATGAATGAGCTTAGAAACCGGATCATTTTTCTGCCCGTCGGCTGCATCCTCGACCGTTACTTGGCGGCGGGATTCCTACGGATATTTCTGCTCAGCTTGGCGATCATCACCTCACTTTACGTCACCGTCGACTTTTTCGATCGCATCGCGACGCTGCTCGAATCCGGCGCGCCGATCTTCACCGTGCTGCGCTATTTTTTTTACAAGGCGCCGCTGTTAATTTCTCGCGTCATCGGTTTCGCGACACTGTTTGCCACATTATTCAGTCTCGGCACGCTGTCGCGCACCTACGAAACCACCGCTATTAGATCGAGCGGCATCAGCGTGCAACGCATGGCGCTGCCGTTGATTTTGTTAGCGATGCTAGTCTGCGGCTTCAGCTTTGTTTGGAATGAAACCCTAGTGCCGGTTTTCGCCCAACGGGCGCAGACGATTTACCGCAGCGAGATTAAAAAGAAACAGCAACAGAGCTTGTTAGGCACCGACGACATTTGGATACGCGGCGAAGGCAGCTTTATCAATATCAACCGGTTCGATTCTCGCAACGGCACCCTCGACGACATCTTACTGTTTCGCCTCAATCGCGACTTCGGCCTAAGCGCCATCGTGGAGATTCCCGGGGCTCGCTGGACGGGAGACAGATGGCAAACGGGTCCGGCTGTCGAGTGGCAGTTGCGCGCCGACGGCAAAATGAACCCGCGCGACACCCACATCGCCTTGCCAATTACTGAAACTCCCAGCGATCTGAAATTACTCGCACGCGACGCCGAAGAGTTCACTTACTTCGATCTGCAAAAACAAATCGCTGACATGAAAAGCAAGGGGATCCAGACGACCTTTTATGAAGTCGACTTGCAGACAAAATTAGCCTTCCCGTTGATCTCTCCCTTAATGGTTTTGCTCGCCGTGCCATTCGCACTCAAGCGTCAGTTAAGCGGCAATATCTCGCTCAGCTTCGGCATCGCGATGCTGATCGGATTCGGCTATTGGGTATTGTCGGCATTCTGTATTTCCATGGGCCATGGCGGCGCTTTGCCGGCCTGGGCCGCGGGCTGGATCCCCAATGCGATTTTCGCCCTGATCGGTTTGTATTTTTTTACCGCGGAAGAATAG
- a CDS encoding 30S ribosomal protein S9, with protein sequence MADKVFTATGRRKTSVARVFLRAGKGRITINDRTLQEYFGRETARMIVMQPFDLTQTAGSLDIDVNVTGGGNSGQAGAIRHGITRALMLLNGDFRGALKKAGFVTRDPRAVERKKYGRHKARKRPQYSKR encoded by the coding sequence ATGGCGGACAAAGTATTTACAGCGACCGGACGCAGAAAAACTTCCGTCGCGCGGGTGTTCTTGAGGGCAGGTAAGGGCCGAATCACGATCAACGATCGCACGTTGCAAGAGTACTTCGGCCGTGAGACGGCACGCATGATCGTCATGCAGCCATTCGACCTGACCCAAACCGCGGGTAGCCTAGACATCGATGTCAATGTCACCGGCGGCGGCAACTCAGGCCAAGCCGGCGCGATCCGCCATGGTATTACCCGGGCGTTGATGCTGCTCAACGGCGATTTTCGTGGCGCGCTGAAGAAAGCCGGTTTTGTCACCCGCGATCCGCGCGCCGTTGAACGCAAGAAATACGGCCGCCATAAAGCCCGCAAACGTCCGCAGTATTCCAAGCGTTAG
- a CDS encoding 50S ribosomal protein L13: MTKEEALTQRQWHVIDARGKILGRMATQIANVLRGKHKPIFTPNQDAGDFVIVINAREIKLTGAKLDQKIYYRHSEYPGGMRERTAAQMLDEKPEDLVTLAVKGMLPKNRLSRKLITKLKVYPGPEHPHDAQKPQPLAVQA, translated from the coding sequence ATGACAAAAGAGGAAGCACTGACCCAGCGACAGTGGCATGTGATCGATGCCCGAGGAAAAATCCTCGGCCGCATGGCCACGCAGATCGCCAATGTTTTGCGCGGCAAGCATAAACCGATCTTTACGCCCAACCAAGATGCCGGCGACTTCGTCATCGTTATCAATGCGCGAGAAATCAAGCTCACTGGCGCCAAGTTGGATCAAAAAATTTATTACCGGCACAGCGAATATCCCGGCGGTATGCGGGAACGGACAGCGGCGCAAATGCTCGACGAGAAGCCCGAAGATCTGGTAACGTTGGCGGTCAAAGGCATGTTGCCGAAAAATCGCTTGAGCCGAAAGCTGATTACCAAACTCAAAGTTTACCCCGGTCCTGAGCATCCTCACGATGCCCAGAAACCACAACCCTTGGCGGTCCAAGCGTAG
- a CDS encoding endopeptidase La codes for MLFRNEKKDDKDPTSGMTCVPLLPLRDIIVFPHMVVPLFVGRQRSIKALEEATQKQSLIFLSSQKDAKTNEPAEDDIYKIGTLGSVVQMLKLPDGTVKVLIEGKKRAKVVRFVANPDFFLVEVEDAPEQVERNTEIDALVREVHTTFENYVKLKKRIPPEMVMSVSSIDDPARLADTIVAHLGIKLDDRQNLLETFNAAERLEKVLGHMRAEIEILEVERRIRSRVKKQMERSQKEYYLNEQMRAIQKELGEKDEFKNEIQEIEDKLKQKKLSAEAKDKVEKELKKLKMMSPMSAEATVVRNYIDWIVSLPWNESTDDKLDINEAERVLDEDHYGLEKVKERILEYLAVQSLVGKIKGPILCLVGPPGVGKTSLGRSIARSTGRKFIRVSLGGVRDEAEIRGHRRTYIGAMPGKIIQSMKKAGSCNPVFLMDEIDKMSTDFRGDPSSALLEVLDPEQNTSFNDHYLDLDFDLSKVMFITTANSLDRIPRPLQDRMEIIRIAGYTELEKLSIAKKYLLEKQKEANGLTPENLAFTDNALLGVIRHYTKEAGVRNLERELASICRKVAVEVVRKDRNAKIQVGTKGLNKYLGPNKYRYGKADTEVKIGVTTGLAWTEMGGELLATEVTVMPGKGQLIITGKLGDVMQESARAAMSYVRSRAVELGLDKDFYQNVDVHIHVPEGAIPKDGPSAGITMATSLVSALLKVPVHNDLAMTGEITLRGNVLPIGGLKEKILAAHRAGIKKVLIPSENEKDIEEIPAVVLKAVELELVSHVDQVLKKALILDHPENLFKNAPVEIRAKDDAPAFGEKVENAPASEILPQ; via the coding sequence ATGCTGTTTCGGAATGAAAAAAAAGACGACAAGGACCCAACATCCGGTATGACATGCGTACCACTGCTGCCGCTACGGGATATTATCGTATTTCCGCACATGGTCGTGCCGCTGTTCGTCGGCCGGCAACGATCCATCAAGGCGCTTGAGGAAGCGACTCAGAAGCAGAGTTTGATTTTCTTGTCATCCCAGAAAGATGCCAAGACTAACGAGCCTGCCGAGGACGATATTTATAAGATCGGCACCTTGGGTTCGGTGGTGCAGATGCTCAAGCTCCCAGACGGCACCGTGAAGGTTCTCATCGAAGGTAAGAAGCGCGCCAAGGTCGTGCGTTTTGTCGCTAATCCGGATTTTTTCTTGGTGGAAGTGGAAGACGCCCCGGAACAGGTTGAGCGCAATACCGAGATCGACGCTTTGGTGCGCGAGGTGCACACGACTTTCGAGAACTACGTCAAGCTCAAGAAGAGAATTCCACCCGAGATGGTGATGTCGGTGTCTTCCATCGACGACCCGGCAAGATTGGCCGACACCATTGTGGCTCATCTTGGTATCAAACTCGACGACCGACAAAATTTGCTCGAGACTTTTAACGCTGCCGAGCGTTTGGAAAAAGTGCTCGGCCACATGCGCGCTGAGATTGAAATCCTCGAAGTCGAGCGGCGCATTCGCTCGCGGGTGAAAAAGCAGATGGAGCGCTCGCAGAAAGAATACTACCTGAACGAGCAGATGCGCGCGATTCAGAAAGAGCTCGGAGAAAAAGACGAGTTCAAGAACGAGATTCAAGAGATCGAAGATAAGCTCAAGCAAAAAAAGCTTTCCGCCGAAGCCAAAGACAAGGTGGAAAAAGAGCTCAAGAAACTAAAGATGATGTCGCCCATGTCGGCGGAAGCTACCGTGGTGCGGAACTATATCGACTGGATCGTCAGTCTGCCCTGGAATGAAAGCACCGATGACAAGCTCGACATCAACGAGGCGGAGCGGGTTCTTGATGAAGATCATTACGGCTTGGAAAAGGTCAAAGAACGCATTCTCGAATATCTCGCAGTGCAGAGTTTAGTCGGCAAGATCAAGGGGCCGATTCTCTGTCTAGTGGGTCCTCCAGGCGTCGGCAAAACGTCTTTAGGCCGTTCCATTGCCCGTTCCACGGGAAGAAAATTTATTCGAGTTTCTCTCGGCGGCGTGCGCGATGAGGCCGAGATCCGTGGGCACCGGCGCACCTATATCGGTGCCATGCCGGGGAAAATCATTCAATCGATGAAAAAAGCCGGCTCGTGTAATCCGGTGTTCCTGATGGACGAGATCGACAAGATGTCGACGGATTTTCGTGGCGACCCATCGTCGGCGTTGCTCGAAGTTCTCGACCCGGAGCAGAATACTTCTTTCAATGATCATTATCTCGATCTTGATTTCGACCTGTCGAAGGTGATGTTCATCACCACCGCCAACTCGTTGGATCGAATTCCACGGCCGTTGCAGGATCGTATGGAGATCATCCGGATCGCCGGTTACACGGAACTGGAAAAACTCAGCATCGCAAAAAAATACCTATTGGAAAAGCAGAAGGAGGCCAACGGTCTCACACCGGAGAACTTGGCTTTCACCGACAACGCGCTGCTCGGCGTCATCCGTCATTACACCAAGGAAGCTGGGGTGCGTAATCTCGAGCGCGAACTCGCTTCCATCTGCCGTAAAGTTGCGGTTGAAGTCGTGCGCAAAGACCGCAATGCCAAGATCCAAGTCGGCACCAAGGGACTGAACAAGTATCTCGGCCCGAACAAGTATCGCTACGGCAAGGCGGACACCGAAGTAAAGATCGGTGTCACCACAGGCCTGGCGTGGACCGAGATGGGCGGTGAATTGTTGGCCACCGAAGTCACCGTCATGCCGGGTAAAGGCCAGTTGATCATTACTGGAAAACTCGGCGACGTGATGCAAGAGTCGGCGCGCGCGGCGATGAGCTACGTGCGTTCGCGTGCAGTGGAATTAGGCCTCGACAAGGATTTCTATCAGAATGTCGATGTTCACATCCACGTGCCGGAAGGTGCGATTCCTAAGGATGGTCCGTCCGCGGGTATCACCATGGCGACATCGCTCGTTTCCGCTCTGTTGAAGGTTCCGGTGCACAACGATTTGGCGATGACGGGTGAAATTACATTGCGCGGAAACGTGTTGCCGATCGGTGGGCTCAAAGAGAAAATCTTGGCCGCCCATCGCGCCGGCATCAAAAAAGTGTTGATTCCCTCGGAAAATGAAAAAGACATCGAGGAGATTCCCGCGGTGGTGCTCAAGGCCGTGGAGCTTGAACTGGTTTCCCACGTCGACCAAGTTTTGAAGAAAGCGCTCATACTCGACCACCCAGAGAACTTGTTTAAAAATGCGCCGGTCGAAATTCGCGCGAAAGACGATGCACCGGCGTTCGGAGAAAAGGTCGAGAATGCTCCTGCGTCCGAAATTCTCCCTCAATAG